The window AAACGCTTTGATCTTTTCTACATGTAAAGCACTTCCATAGCCTTTGTGCTTTTCAAATTCGTAGTGTGGATAAGTGGAAGCAATCTCGTACATATAGCGGTCACGGCTTACTTTGGCTAAGATACTCGCTGCACTCACTTCAGGAACTTTGGCATCCGCTTTAATCATGGTGGTAATGCCAGATACACCAAAGTTACAATTGCCATCCATTAAAATATCATGTCCCTCAAAATGTGTCTTAATGGTTTCTATGGCGTACCTAAGGCATGCGCTGAGACCTTTTGCGTCAACCATGGCATGATCGCAAAAGACGATTTTGAACTCTGATTTGCTTTGAAGTATCTCAAAAAAAGCTTCACGTTGTTTTTCGCTCAGTTGTTTGGAATCATTAAGACCTAGAACAGGTTCTTTTAAAATAGCGCCTGCAACGACCAAAGGTCCTGCTAAACAACCACGTCCTGCTTCATCAATACCACATAACATCCAAACTCCTTCAAACATCTTTACATGTAAACGAAGTTTAGTGTAGATTTGCTAAAATAGTAGACTTCTTTCCTAGCCCATTGAAAAAAGAGTATCGCTTATAGCACATCACTTTTTAAAACTAAAAACATCGCCATAGCTTTGGCTATGACTCAATTTTGAGTTTCAAAAATTAACGCACTCTAAGCAAACTCTCCATTATTTTCAAGGGCTAGGAAAGAAGTCTATTGAAGGAGTTCCTACATGTTCCATGAAAAAGAAGATCTTGAAAAAGCGTTTAACAAAGAGCTTTTTGTCATCAAAAACGACCTTTACTATCAGCAGATTGATCTGAACAAAAATGGCAAAAAAGAACTTTTGCGTGTGGATATCTCTTACATACCGCACAGTACACTCAGTGGTGACACCTATTCACTGCGTAAAACAAACGATGGAAGACTTGTTGGGTTTATCGCCGATGCGATGGGCAAAGGGCTTTCTGCGGCAATGAGCGCCATGGCGATTACCCGCTTTTTGAACTACTTTTTCGATGAACTCGAAGAGGAAGAGGGTTTTGTGTTTGATGTATGGATCAACAAAACGCTCAAATTTTTGCAGAAAAACCTCTTTGATGAAGAGATCATGAGCATCGTTTTGGTGGAGTATGATATTCACGCATCGGTTGTCAAATATGCCTCGTGTGGTATGCCAGCTTTTTTTATCATTAGTGAAAAGGGCGAGGTTCAATCCATTCGGAGTAACAACCCACCGCTGAGTATTTTTACAGACACAGTACGTGTCGATACGCTTCCCTCTATTTCGATTGCTAAGATGCTTTGTTACAGTGATGGACTCAGTGAAAGTCTTATTCGTGGTGGGAAACTTTATGCTTCGTGTTTAAAAGAAGATTTTATTGATTCGATTTGTGTCAAAGATTTTCGTGACAAAGTGAGTGCTCGTATTGGCAAGGGCGATGATGATTTGACATACATCTATATACAAAAACTAGAAATATCCAAAGACTTTAAAGTATTACGTGTTCCAAGTACTTACGAAGCCATTGATGAGGCGTTGCAAACGGTTGCGAACTATCTTAGAGCTGATCATGTTGATAGCAAAACATCGAGTCAGATTATGCTGACATTCTCCGAGCTTCTTTTAAATGCTTTAGAACATGGTAGTTTTGGAGTCGATAAAGCGCGGAAGAATTACCTGATAGAGCAGAATTTATTTGATGATGAGATGATGCGCCTTGAAAAACTGTATTGTAGTAAAAAAATCAAGATCGTCTATGGCATCATTCCCTCTGGTAAGCGAGAACTTTTCGAAGCAACCATCAGCGATCAAGGTGATGGGTTTGATACGATGGTGCTGAAAAATATTGTCATTAATGCTGAAAAGTTTAATGGCAGGGGTTTTGTGATTATTCGCAAACTCCTAGACCACTTCTATTTTAATAAAAAAGGCAATGCCATAACCATTCAAAAATTTATTACGCCTGTCTTAGAGCTGTAGCGACCACTCCCAAAAAGGAGCGATAGAGAAGCTAAAGCCATCAATGTCTTTGGCACTCTCACTGCTCAGCGTTACAACCTCAATACGCTTTACATGTAAAGCCCAAAAAGTAGGTAGAAGCTTTTGAAGTTTTATCTCAATGGCTTCTGTGGTCGCAAAGCCAACACATAAAATGGCGAGCGACTCATCGGGCAGATAAAAATCAATTCCCTCTTCGTAAAAAACGTTTTTACCTCGTTTGATGAGTTCTAAAAAAACCATATTTTCAAAACGTTTCAAAAAGTCTTTTTTGAAGGTGAGTGCATCTTTAAGGGCAAAATCAATCGGGTAGACTTTTTTAGCGGAACTGGGTTGACTGTATTTTTCCACAAAGAAGAGGAGTTTTTGATCGATGAGATCAGCTGTGATGGCATAAAGCTTGTCTTTGGAGATTTTCGTAAATGCCTTAAGATAATTGTAAATCTGAAATAAAGAGACTTTGGTACTTTGAAGCTCACAAAAACGCTTATAGATTAAAAAAGTCGTGGTATCATTTAATATAAGATGCAACATCATTTGCATCTGCCTTTGATCGTCTTGTTCAACACTTTGCACGATTTGTGGGAATGTACCGTGGTTGGTAAAAAGGTTAAAAAGATGCTCAATGTTGGAGTGTTTTTTATCAAATGAGATAAATTCTTCAAAATCAAGAGGATAAAGTGTAAGCGCATCATAGCCCTGAAGTGTTTTACATGTAAAGCTGGTAGCGATGAGAATTTCATCCACGTTAGGCAATGCAAATGAGAAATCAAAATGCTCTATTACCAGCAGTTTAATACGATTTTTTTGCACAAAAAGTGGCAAATGCTCCGCAACTAAATGAGGCTCAATTCTATCATCTGAAAAATCAATGTAAAGATAACTTCCTTTTTCATAATGGCTCAAATGATCAATAATCAGATGACTTTTACCACTTTTGCGAGGACCATAAAGGATCGTTTTTTTATGAGAAATGATTATTTTTCGATCCAAAAAAAGACTATTTTTAAATGGAGTTTCATAAAGCGCTTGAAGTGTTTGCATAAAAATTCCTCATTTTAAGAGATAAAAATCAAACTATTTTGAGTAAATTCATCAGTTATTTACTCAAATTTTACAACGTTGATTTCTAAAATTTGATTGAAATAGTCTATTATTTTCCTTATTAAAAGGAAATAAAATAAGTATTTATTCTATGAAAACCCCTATGTTTCTTGACTTTTGATATCTATTGTTGTAAAATCACAGTCCTTTAATTAGGTCATCTTCAAGGTGGCAAGTTCTTTACAGGGGTACCAAATGGAAAAAATTAGACTTAAACTCAAGGCGTATGACCATAGAGTTTTAGACAGATCTGTTGCAGCTATCGTCGAAGCTGTCAAACGAACTGGAGCCGAAATTGTCGGACCAATTCCTATGCCTACAAAAATCAAGCGCTATACAGTGCTTAGATCTCCGCACGTAAACAAATCTTCAAGAGAGCAATTTGAGATGAGAATCCATGCACGTATGATCGACATCGTGTCTGCGACTACGGATACAGTTGATTCACTCATGAAACTTGACCTCGCTCCAGAAGTCAATGTTGAAGTTAGAGCTATGGGTAAATAAGGGGTAATGATGGAATATATTATTGAAAAAATCGGCATGAGCCGAACAATCGCAGTACCAAGCGTTCCGGTCACTTTACTCAGAGTTTTAGAAGCAAAGGTATGTGAAGTCAACGCTGACAAACGTGCTTTAGTTTCGTATGTTAGTGGCAAAAAAATGAACAAAGCTATTGTAGGTCAGCAAAAAAAGTATAACCTTTCTGCTGCATTCAATCGTTTTGTGACACTTGATGTTGCAAATGCAGAAGCTGGGGATTTAGATACAGCACCTTTGGGTGAAGCAAAAACACTTAAAGTGTCTTTGAATACTAAGGGTAGAGGTTTTGCTGGTGTTATTAAACGCCACAATTTCCAAGGTGGTCCTGGTGGACATGGTAGTCGTTTTCACAGAGCTCCTGGTTCAATCGGTAACTGTGAATGGCCTGGTCGTGTTCAAAAAGGCAAAAAAATGCCTGGTCACTATGGTAACACTCAAGTTACAGTAAAAAATGAGATCGTTTCATTTGACGCGCAAAATGGTATCTTAGCTGTTAAAGGCTCAGTTCCAGGTGCAAATGGATCATTAGGTAAAGCAAGGATTGTTAAATGAGTAGCGCAATCGTATTAAATGAAAAATTAGAAAATGTTGGTGCATTGGCTCTTCCTGCAAGTTTTGAAGAGATCCATTCACATAACCTATATCTTTATGTCAAATCATACCAAGCTGCGCTTCGTTCAAACACTGCGAACACCAAAACAAAAGGTGAAGTAAGCGGTGGTGGTAAAAAACCTTGGGCTCAAAAAGGTCGAGGTGGTGCACGTGCTGGTAGTAGAAGAAGTCCAGTATGGGTTGGCGGTGGTGCTGCATTTGGCCCAAAAGCTAACAAAAATTATGATTTAAAAGTTAACAAAAAACAGAAAAAACTAGCACTTGAATTCGCATTGAATGAAAAAGCTGCTAATAACGCACTTTTTGTTGTTGATTCTTTGAGCGTTGAATCTGGTAAAACCAAAGACGCATCAAAAATCATGAAAACACTTGGTACAAGAGATGCATTAATCGTTAAAGAATTGGTCGATGAAAAAACATTGTTAGCATTTAGAAATATTCAAAATTGCTACCTTGTTGAATCAAATGAGCTTAATGCGTATTTAGCAACTGCGTTCTATGCGGTAATCATAGAAAAATCAGTGCTTGAAACAATCACAAAAGAGGGCTAAGAATGGCTGATATTACTGATATTAAGGCAATCCTTTATACTGAAAAGAGCTTGAGCCTTCAAGAGAATGGTACAGTTGTTATCCAAACTTCAGTAAGAATGACAAAAAATGGTTTAAAAGAAGTATTAAAACAATACTTTGGTTTCACTCCATTAAAAATCAATTCTCTTAGAGTTATGGGAAAAGTTAAGAAGTTTAAAGGCATTGAAGGCAAACGTAATGATTTTAAAAAGTTTTATGTTCAGTTGCCAGAGGGCGCTAAACTAGAGAATGTGGAGGCGTAATCATGGCAATAAAATCATTTAAACCATATACCCCGAGTCGTAGATTTTTAACAGGACTTGATTCAAGTGACATTACTGCAAAAGCTAGTGTTCCTTCACTCCTTGTTAAAGTTGCTGCAACTGCTGGTAGAAATAACAATGGTAGAATCACTTCTCGTCATAAAGAAGCGGGCGCTAAAAAGCTTTACAGAATTATTGATTTCAAAAGAACAAAATTTGATATCGAAGGTACTGTTGCTGCTATTGAATATGATCCAAACAGAAACTGTAGAATTGCGCTTATCAATTATGTCGATGGTGACAAAAGATATATTCTTCAACCATCAGGCTTAAAAGTAGGCGATAAAGTTCAAGCAGCTGAAAGCGGACTGGATATTAAACCAGGTAACGCAATGAAATTAAAAAGCATCCCTGTAGGTACTATCTTACACAATGTTGAACTTAAACCGGGTAAAGGCGGACAAATGGCACGTAGTGCTGGTGGTTACGCTCAACTTATGGGTAAAGAGACTCAATATGTTATGGTAAGACTTCCAAGTGGTGAGATGAGAAAAATATTGGCAGAGTGTATGGCTACTGTTGGTGTTGTTGGAAATGAAGATTGGGCAAACGTCGTTATCGGTAAAGCGGGTCGTAACAGACACCGTGGTATTAGACCTCAAACTCGTGGTTCTGCTATGAACCCAGTAGATCACCCACATGGTGGTGGTGAGGGTAAAACCAACTCAGGACGTCATCCAGTAACTCCATGGGGACAACCAACAAAAGGTAGAAAAACTCGTAAGAAAAAAGCGAGCGACAAACTGATTATTTCTAGAAGAAAAGGAAAATAGATGGCTAGATCGCTAAAAAAAGGTCCTTTTGTTGATGTTCATTTGTTGAAAAAAACGATTGATGCAAAAGAGACAAAATCAAACAAGCCGATTAAGACATGGTCTCGTAGAAGTACTATTATTCCTGATATGATCGGTCTTACATTTAATGTCCATAACGGTAGAAACTTTGTTCCAGTTTACGTTACAGAGAACCATATCGGTTATAAAATGGGTGAATTTGCTCCAACTCGTACGTTCAAGGGTCACAAAGGCTCTGTTCAGAAAAAAATTGGTAAGTAGGTAGAATATGAGTAAAGCAATATTAAAATTTATCAGATTATCTCCTACAAAAGCAAGATTAATTGCACGTGAAGTTCAAGGAATGAACGCAGAGCTTGCTATGGCAAGTTTAGAGTTTATGCCTAACAAAGGTGCAAAAATCATTTCTAAAGTGATTGCTTCTGCTGTTGCTAACGGTGGTTTTGAGCCTGAGGAAGTCGTAGTTGCTTCTTGTCGCGTTGACGCAGGTCCAGTACTTAAACGTTTTATGCCAAGAGCAAGAGGTAGTGCGAGTGGCATTAGAAAACCAACTTCTCATGTATTTGTTGAAGTAGCAAAAGCTGCAAAGAAGGAAGACTAAGATGGGTCAAAAAGTAAATCCGATTGGTTTAAGACTTGGTATTAATAGAAACTGGGATTCACGTTGGTTTCCAGGTAAACAAACCTTAGCTACAAACATAGGTGAAGATTACAAAATTAGAACATTTTTGAAAAAAGAGCTTTATTATGCAGGTGTAAGTCAAATTTTGATCGAGCGAACTGCTAAGAAGCTTAGAGTTACTGTTGTTGCTGCACGTCCTGGTATTATTATTGGTAAAAAGGGCTCTGATATTGAAAAATTAAGAGTTAAATTGACCAAACTTATTGACAAAGACGTTAATGTTAACATTAAAGAAGAGAGACGTCCTCAAGCTTCAGCACAACTTTGTGCAGAAAACGTTGCAATGCAACTTGAGCGTCGTGTAGCCTTTAGAAGAGCAATGAAAAAAGTGATTCAGGGTGCACAAAAATCTGGTGCTAAAGGTATTAAAATTTCTGTCTCTGGACGTCTTGGTGGCGCTGAGATGGCAAGAACTGAATGGTATCTTGAAGGACGCGTTCCACTTCATACGCTAAGAGCAAAAATCGATTACGGTTTTGCTGAAGCACACACAACATACGGTGTTATTGGTGTTAAAGTATGGATTTTCAAAGGTGAGGTTCTTGTAAAAGGTCTTGCTCCAGAAAAAGATGAAGCGCCTGAGAAAGAGAATTCACGTAAGCCTAGAGCACGTAAAGAGAGAGGTAAAAACTAATGTTAATGCCTAAAAGAACGAAATATAAAAAGCAGATGAAAGGCCGCAACCGCGGTGAAGCCAGCAGTGGCGCATCAATCTCTTTTGGTGAAATCGGTCTCAAAGCTGTTGAAGCTGGACGTATTGATTCACGTCAAATTGAGGCTGCGAGGATTGCTTATACTAGACATGTTAAGCGTCAAGCTAAGACTTGGATTCGTGTATTCCCAGACAAACCATTAACTGCTAAGCCTATCGAAACACGTATGGGTAAAGGTAAAGGTTCTGTTGATAAGTGGGTTATGAATATTAAGCCTGGTAGAATTATTTTTGAAATGGCGGGTGTTCCTGAAGAGTTAGCGCGTGAAGCGTTGACACTTGCAATGCACAAATTGCCTTTCAAAACAAAGATTGTAACTCGAGAGAGCGAAAATGAAGTATATTGATTTAAACGGCAAAAGCGCGTCAGAGCTTTTAGAGTTGTTAAAAGAGAAAAAGGTTCTTTTGTTTACATTAAGACAAAAGTTAAAAACAATGCAACTTACTAATCCAAATGAGATTAAAGAAGTTAGAAGAGATATCGCACGTATTAATACGGCAATTTCTGCTCAAAACAAGTAGGGGTAACTAATGGCTTTAAAACGAGAGATTCAAGGCGTAGTTGTTCAGAAAACTGGTGATAAAACCATCACCGTTTTGGTAGAGAGACGTGTAATGCACCCAAGATATCGCAAGTTCGTTAAACGTTTCAAAAAATACCTAGTCCATGATGAGAGCAACCAAGTAAAAATCGGCGATACAATTAGCGCTATCGAGTGCAGACCACTTTCAAAAAGAAAGTCTTTTAGACTTAGCGCGATTGTTAAAGTGGGAGTTGAATAATGATACAAAGTTTTACTAGATTAGCTGTTGCTGATAACAGTGGTGCTAAAGAGATCATGTGTATTAAAGTTCTTGGTGGTAGTAAACGTCGTTATGCAACTGTAGGTGATGTTATCATCGCTTCTGTCAAAAAAGCTTTACCAAGCGGTAAAGTAAAAAAAGGACAAGTTGTTAAAGCGGTTATTGTAAGAACAAAAAAAGAGATCCAAAGAGAAAATGGCTCATTGATTCGTTTTGATGAAAATGCTGCTGTTATTCTTGATAACAAAAGAGAGCCAATCGGTACACGTATTTTCGGACCAGTAGGTCGTGAAGTTCGTTATGCTAACTTTATGAAAATCGTATCTTTGGCACCGGAGGTACTATAATGGCGACTAAGATGAAAATTAAAAAAGGCGATACTGTTAAAGTAATCGCAGGCGACGATAAAGGTAAAGAGGCGAAAGTTGTTCAAGTTTTGCCAAAAACTTCACAAGTCGTTGTTGAAGGTTGCAAGGTAGTAAAAAAAGCCATTAAGCCAAGTGAGAGCAACCCTAAGGGTGGTTTTGCAAATCTTGAAAAACCAATTCATGTCTCTAACGTGGCTAAAGTAGAGGGTAAATAATGAACAGATTGCAAGAGAAATTTAATGCTGAAGTTAAACCAGCATTGGTTAAAGAATTTAATATTGCTAACCCTATGTTGTCACCTAAAATC is drawn from Sulfurospirillum arsenophilum NBRC 109478 and contains these coding sequences:
- a CDS encoding ribonuclease HII codes for the protein MLCGIDEAGRGCLAGPLVVAGAILKEPVLGLNDSKQLSEKQREAFFEILQSKSEFKIVFCDHAMVDAKGLSACLRYAIETIKTHFEGHDILMDGNCNFGVSGITTMIKADAKVPEVSAASILAKVSRDRYMYEIASTYPHYEFEKHKGYGSALHVEKIKAFGYCEIHRRSFKLKSLTQPSLF
- a CDS encoding ATP-binding SpoIIE family protein phosphatase, with translation MFHEKEDLEKAFNKELFVIKNDLYYQQIDLNKNGKKELLRVDISYIPHSTLSGDTYSLRKTNDGRLVGFIADAMGKGLSAAMSAMAITRFLNYFFDELEEEEGFVFDVWINKTLKFLQKNLFDEEIMSIVLVEYDIHASVVKYASCGMPAFFIISEKGEVQSIRSNNPPLSIFTDTVRVDTLPSISIAKMLCYSDGLSESLIRGGKLYASCLKEDFIDSICVKDFRDKVSARIGKGDDDLTYIYIQKLEISKDFKVLRVPSTYEAIDEALQTVANYLRADHVDSKTSSQIMLTFSELLLNALEHGSFGVDKARKNYLIEQNLFDDEMMRLEKLYCSKKIKIVYGIIPSGKRELFEATISDQGDGFDTMVLKNIVINAEKFNGRGFVIIRKLLDHFYFNKKGNAITIQKFITPVLEL
- a CDS encoding ATP-binding protein — translated: MQTLQALYETPFKNSLFLDRKIIISHKKTILYGPRKSGKSHLIIDHLSHYEKGSYLYIDFSDDRIEPHLVAEHLPLFVQKNRIKLLVIEHFDFSFALPNVDEILIATSFTCKTLQGYDALTLYPLDFEEFISFDKKHSNIEHLFNLFTNHGTFPQIVQSVEQDDQRQMQMMLHLILNDTTTFLIYKRFCELQSTKVSLFQIYNYLKAFTKISKDKLYAITADLIDQKLLFFVEKYSQPSSAKKVYPIDFALKDALTFKKDFLKRFENMVFLELIKRGKNVFYEEGIDFYLPDESLAILCVGFATTEAIEIKLQKLLPTFWALHVKRIEVVTLSSESAKDIDGFSFSIAPFWEWSLQL
- the rpsJ gene encoding 30S ribosomal protein S10, which produces MEKIRLKLKAYDHRVLDRSVAAIVEAVKRTGAEIVGPIPMPTKIKRYTVLRSPHVNKSSREQFEMRIHARMIDIVSATTDTVDSLMKLDLAPEVNVEVRAMGK
- the rplC gene encoding 50S ribosomal protein L3 translates to MEYIIEKIGMSRTIAVPSVPVTLLRVLEAKVCEVNADKRALVSYVSGKKMNKAIVGQQKKYNLSAAFNRFVTLDVANAEAGDLDTAPLGEAKTLKVSLNTKGRGFAGVIKRHNFQGGPGGHGSRFHRAPGSIGNCEWPGRVQKGKKMPGHYGNTQVTVKNEIVSFDAQNGILAVKGSVPGANGSLGKARIVK
- the rplD gene encoding 50S ribosomal protein L4, giving the protein MSSAIVLNEKLENVGALALPASFEEIHSHNLYLYVKSYQAALRSNTANTKTKGEVSGGGKKPWAQKGRGGARAGSRRSPVWVGGGAAFGPKANKNYDLKVNKKQKKLALEFALNEKAANNALFVVDSLSVESGKTKDASKIMKTLGTRDALIVKELVDEKTLLAFRNIQNCYLVESNELNAYLATAFYAVIIEKSVLETITKEG
- a CDS encoding 50S ribosomal protein L23, producing the protein MADITDIKAILYTEKSLSLQENGTVVIQTSVRMTKNGLKEVLKQYFGFTPLKINSLRVMGKVKKFKGIEGKRNDFKKFYVQLPEGAKLENVEA
- the rplB gene encoding 50S ribosomal protein L2; the protein is MAIKSFKPYTPSRRFLTGLDSSDITAKASVPSLLVKVAATAGRNNNGRITSRHKEAGAKKLYRIIDFKRTKFDIEGTVAAIEYDPNRNCRIALINYVDGDKRYILQPSGLKVGDKVQAAESGLDIKPGNAMKLKSIPVGTILHNVELKPGKGGQMARSAGGYAQLMGKETQYVMVRLPSGEMRKILAECMATVGVVGNEDWANVVIGKAGRNRHRGIRPQTRGSAMNPVDHPHGGGEGKTNSGRHPVTPWGQPTKGRKTRKKKASDKLIISRRKGK
- the rpsS gene encoding 30S ribosomal protein S19; translated protein: MARSLKKGPFVDVHLLKKTIDAKETKSNKPIKTWSRRSTIIPDMIGLTFNVHNGRNFVPVYVTENHIGYKMGEFAPTRTFKGHKGSVQKKIGK
- the rpsC gene encoding 30S ribosomal protein S3 — its product is MGQKVNPIGLRLGINRNWDSRWFPGKQTLATNIGEDYKIRTFLKKELYYAGVSQILIERTAKKLRVTVVAARPGIIIGKKGSDIEKLRVKLTKLIDKDVNVNIKEERRPQASAQLCAENVAMQLERRVAFRRAMKKVIQGAQKSGAKGIKISVSGRLGGAEMARTEWYLEGRVPLHTLRAKIDYGFAEAHTTYGVIGVKVWIFKGEVLVKGLAPEKDEAPEKENSRKPRARKERGKN
- the rplP gene encoding 50S ribosomal protein L16; this encodes MLMPKRTKYKKQMKGRNRGEASSGASISFGEIGLKAVEAGRIDSRQIEAARIAYTRHVKRQAKTWIRVFPDKPLTAKPIETRMGKGKGSVDKWVMNIKPGRIIFEMAGVPEELAREALTLAMHKLPFKTKIVTRESENEVY
- the rpmC gene encoding 50S ribosomal protein L29 → MKYIDLNGKSASELLELLKEKKVLLFTLRQKLKTMQLTNPNEIKEVRRDIARINTAISAQNK
- the rpsQ gene encoding 30S ribosomal protein S17; translation: MALKREIQGVVVQKTGDKTITVLVERRVMHPRYRKFVKRFKKYLVHDESNQVKIGDTISAIECRPLSKRKSFRLSAIVKVGVE
- the rplN gene encoding 50S ribosomal protein L14; this translates as MIQSFTRLAVADNSGAKEIMCIKVLGGSKRRYATVGDVIIASVKKALPSGKVKKGQVVKAVIVRTKKEIQRENGSLIRFDENAAVILDNKREPIGTRIFGPVGREVRYANFMKIVSLAPEVL
- the rplX gene encoding 50S ribosomal protein L24, with the translated sequence MATKMKIKKGDTVKVIAGDDKGKEAKVVQVLPKTSQVVVEGCKVVKKAIKPSESNPKGGFANLEKPIHVSNVAKVEGK